One Thermococcus sp. JdF3 genomic window carries:
- a CDS encoding LEA type 2 family protein, which yields MNLKYLLLGLALIFIVWVGYVAYAAYTLSPRVSAQWGYVDEETTEIWIDAKLNRPLLIPASIENMTIEFTGIPIARVERFDYSATGSDVSMVMAIDNHNLVRSLARYLDDGQRGTVLITLHGKLLKVIPVDADIRQEISENVLAYLNLTAESRELAGGLVKSPALVETTFDWAGERDGKAVIIAHMKFYNPNRFPVPVSNVSFDAYASGIRIGYGKTIKGAIIPANGYATIDVETYIEEDSLPKVWAIHIKSGEVSKVRADIFFDLNVMDQHYSVKLASYEETIQTDIMGELNRMLGDMLG from the coding sequence ATGAACCTCAAGTACCTCCTCCTCGGACTGGCGTTAATCTTCATCGTCTGGGTGGGCTACGTCGCCTACGCGGCCTACACCCTCAGCCCCCGCGTTAGCGCCCAGTGGGGCTACGTGGACGAGGAAACAACCGAGATATGGATAGACGCAAAGCTCAACAGGCCCCTCCTCATCCCCGCCTCGATAGAGAACATGACCATAGAGTTCACCGGGATACCCATCGCACGGGTCGAGAGGTTCGACTACAGCGCAACCGGCAGTGACGTGAGCATGGTTATGGCGATCGACAACCACAACCTCGTTCGCTCCCTCGCCAGGTACCTCGATGATGGACAGCGGGGCACGGTTCTCATAACCCTCCACGGGAAGCTCCTGAAGGTGATACCCGTCGATGCGGACATTCGGCAGGAGATAAGCGAGAACGTGCTGGCGTACCTCAACCTCACCGCGGAGAGCAGGGAGCTCGCGGGGGGACTGGTCAAGAGCCCGGCGCTGGTTGAGACGACCTTCGACTGGGCCGGTGAGAGGGACGGAAAGGCCGTTATCATAGCCCATATGAAGTTCTACAATCCCAACCGGTTCCCGGTTCCGGTGAGCAACGTGAGCTTCGACGCCTACGCCAGCGGTATTAGAATCGGCTACGGGAAGACCATCAAAGGGGCAATCATACCGGCCAACGGTTACGCGACCATCGACGTCGAAACCTACATCGAAGAGGACTCCCTGCCGAAGGTCTGGGCGATACACATCAAGAGCGGTGAGGTCAGCAAGGTCAGGGCGGATATATTCTTCGACCTGAACGTTATGGACCAGCACTACAGCGTGAAACTCGCCAGCTACGAAGAAACCATCCAAACAGACATAATGGGCGAGCTCAACAGGATGCTCGGGGATATGCTCGGATGA
- a CDS encoding DUF3201 domain-containing protein: MNVREIHEFLNEMWESIFILNEELKLELPREGFRVEDVEEAFGAYLFLDGEWRLMKYPHPAFEIKPQIEAGATPESYYFVVAVPKERISENFVGLFVEIFPRSFIYGARDFLSDVYNWRRDGRASPTEILEKIEGSSENLFQFEANFGSAGALKQGILRLIDLGKRFEIFDL, from the coding sequence ATGAACGTGAGAGAGATTCACGAATTCCTCAACGAGATGTGGGAGAGCATATTCATCCTCAACGAGGAGCTTAAGCTCGAGCTCCCTAGAGAGGGCTTCAGGGTAGAGGACGTTGAGGAGGCCTTCGGTGCATACCTCTTCCTGGACGGTGAGTGGAGACTCATGAAGTACCCGCACCCGGCCTTTGAGATAAAACCCCAGATTGAGGCTGGCGCGACGCCGGAGAGCTACTACTTCGTCGTCGCCGTTCCAAAGGAAAGGATAAGCGAGAACTTCGTGGGTCTGTTCGTTGAGATATTCCCAAGGAGCTTCATATACGGCGCCCGGGATTTCCTCAGCGACGTATACAACTGGAGGCGCGACGGAAGGGCCTCCCCGACCGAGATACTGGAGAAAATCGAAGGGAGCAGTGAAAACCTCTTCCAGTTCGAGGCGAACTTCGGGAGCGCCGGGGCACTGAAGCAGGGGATTCTGAGGCTGATAGACCTCGGAAAGCGCTTTGAAATCTTCGACCTCTGA
- a CDS encoding RsmB/NOP family class I SAM-dependent RNA methyltransferase — MKPEEAFPEELREYYRSLFGEEAEDIMAALRTPVEKYYIRVNTLKTSRQKLMGILRKEGLKPKRSPYLREGIYFEREGPNFPDDYEPGLPVVRANKFASESVYQGAMLYAPGVLQADKKIKPGDEVEIRDPRGLLVGIGIARMSAKEMIVSTRGLAVEVTLPKFKLPSLSELESFREGLFYAQSLPSMVVAHVLEPGEEELIIDMAAAPGGKTSHIAQLMQNRGEIIAIDKSRNRLKKMEEELERLGVKNVKLIHMDSRKLPELGIEADKILLDAPCTALGIRPKLWESRTPKDIEATARYQRHFINAAIKSLRKGGVLVYSTCTLSYEENEANVKYIMSKGLKLEEQSPFIGSSGMGIDEVQRFYPNRHLTQGFFIARFRKV, encoded by the coding sequence ATGAAACCGGAGGAAGCATTTCCTGAAGAGCTCAGGGAGTACTACCGCAGCCTTTTTGGGGAGGAAGCGGAGGATATAATGGCAGCCCTCAGAACGCCGGTGGAGAAGTACTACATACGGGTGAACACCCTGAAGACGAGCAGGCAGAAGCTCATGGGAATACTCAGGAAGGAGGGCCTCAAGCCAAAGCGAAGTCCCTACCTCAGGGAGGGGATATACTTCGAGCGCGAAGGCCCAAACTTCCCGGACGACTACGAGCCCGGCCTCCCTGTCGTCCGCGCCAACAAGTTCGCGAGCGAGAGCGTCTATCAGGGTGCGATGCTCTACGCGCCAGGGGTTCTGCAGGCGGACAAAAAAATCAAGCCCGGTGACGAGGTCGAGATACGCGACCCGAGGGGACTGCTCGTCGGGATAGGAATAGCGAGAATGAGCGCCAAGGAGATGATAGTTTCAACCAGGGGCCTGGCGGTGGAGGTCACCCTGCCGAAGTTCAAGCTTCCGAGCCTCAGCGAGCTTGAGTCCTTTAGAGAGGGCCTCTTCTACGCCCAGAGCCTGCCCTCGATGGTGGTCGCCCACGTTCTGGAACCGGGCGAAGAGGAGCTGATAATCGACATGGCGGCCGCCCCCGGCGGTAAGACGAGCCACATCGCCCAGCTGATGCAGAACAGGGGCGAGATAATAGCCATCGACAAGTCGCGCAACAGGTTGAAAAAGATGGAGGAGGAGCTGGAGAGGCTCGGCGTAAAGAACGTTAAGCTGATCCACATGGACTCAAGGAAGCTCCCGGAGCTGGGAATCGAGGCGGACAAGATACTGCTCGACGCACCGTGCACCGCTTTGGGAATAAGACCGAAGCTGTGGGAGAGCAGGACGCCAAAGGACATCGAGGCCACCGCACGCTACCAGAGGCACTTCATAAACGCCGCCATAAAATCCCTCAGGAAGGGCGGTGTTCTCGTCTACTCGACCTGCACGCTCAGCTACGAGGAGAACGAGGCCAACGTAAAGTACATCATGAGCAAAGGTTTAAAGCTCGAAGAGCAGAGCCCCTTCATAGGTTCGAGCGGTATGGGAATTGACGAGGTTCAGCGCTTCTACCCCAACAGGCACCTGACCCAGGGCTTCTTCATAGCCCGATTTAGGAAGGTGTAG
- a CDS encoding lysylphosphatidylglycerol synthase transmembrane domain-containing protein, producing the protein MEWKKYSLLGLGLLIIILLVWWAGLEDVIEILKTARLNYFLLAVLAYVAAVIMWALRWRVLLKSLGINAPFRTIVAGLFVGVFINNVTPGARGGGEPVRMYYISKHTKQPYGHVFATVMMDRIMDVIPVVVMLLLATVYVYNLGSFSLTLTLLLLNVFFAIITLATVGILLSERKTKGILYWFYRLFGRIMPKKAAKYEEKFVHAVEVSVPQFQENFKLLMRHKVAFTLSLIYSFAFWFLVLLRSYFIFISINSPIRLLDVMVVQMIGIVVGMFMIIPGGAGIIEAINSAVYVLLGINKEIAVTATLLERLISYWAPTAIGGGIMTHFGIKVSEERKEEKV; encoded by the coding sequence ATGGAGTGGAAGAAGTACTCCCTCCTGGGCCTCGGTCTGCTCATAATAATCCTCCTGGTCTGGTGGGCCGGCCTAGAGGACGTCATCGAGATACTCAAGACGGCCAGGCTGAACTACTTCCTCCTGGCGGTTCTGGCCTACGTCGCGGCAGTCATCATGTGGGCGCTGCGCTGGCGCGTCCTGTTAAAGAGCCTCGGAATTAACGCCCCATTCAGAACGATAGTCGCGGGTCTCTTCGTGGGCGTCTTCATAAACAACGTAACCCCCGGCGCCAGGGGCGGCGGCGAGCCCGTCAGGATGTACTACATCTCCAAGCACACCAAGCAGCCCTACGGCCACGTTTTTGCCACCGTGATGATGGATAGAATAATGGACGTCATCCCGGTCGTCGTCATGCTCCTTCTCGCCACGGTCTACGTCTACAACCTCGGCTCCTTCTCGCTCACTCTGACACTGCTCCTCCTCAACGTATTCTTCGCCATAATAACCCTCGCCACCGTTGGGATACTCCTGAGCGAGAGGAAGACGAAGGGAATCCTTTACTGGTTCTACCGCCTCTTCGGCAGGATAATGCCCAAGAAGGCAGCCAAGTACGAAGAGAAGTTCGTCCACGCCGTCGAGGTGAGCGTTCCCCAGTTCCAGGAAAACTTCAAACTCCTGATGAGGCACAAGGTGGCCTTCACGCTGTCCCTGATTTACTCCTTCGCCTTCTGGTTCCTCGTCCTGCTCCGCTCCTACTTCATCTTTATCAGCATAAACAGCCCGATAAGGCTCCTCGATGTCATGGTCGTCCAGATGATAGGCATAGTGGTGGGAATGTTCATGATAATCCCCGGCGGAGCGGGAATAATAGAGGCCATAAACTCGGCCGTTTACGTTCTTCTGGGCATAAACAAGGAGATAGCAGTGACCGCAACGTTGCTGGAGAGGCTGATATCCTACTGGGCGCCAACGGCGATAGGAGGCGGTATAATGACCCACTTTGGCATCAAGGTGAGCGAAGAGAGGAAGGAGGAAAAGGTATAA
- a CDS encoding lysylphosphatidylglycerol synthase transmembrane domain-containing protein, whose amino-acid sequence MDKKKIAFFAGALIVIGALINWAGAQGIAEILRDSDVKYFLLAILVYVLTLVTWALRWKVLLKGLGIKVSFRAVFSAIFVGMFFNNISPGAKGLGEFIRVYYLAKRAKSPYGPMTASVMMDRILDLVPIAVMMVIATLHVYRLGETGLTVLIIVLDAVLMAFSALVIGLLMSETRAPGAVWWIYRLYHRISAGRAEKRRDSFRNIAEVTIPRLQSDFRILSQDKIATAVALFHSFVYWGLTILRYYLVFLAIRYPIASMDITVVLVVSMVVGMFAIVPGGAGIIEAVNSAVFIALGINPEYAVTGVLLERLVSYWGPTVVGSFVTAGYEAEVPEEELPLPAPDGETLKKREEENKGERDGS is encoded by the coding sequence ATGGACAAAAAGAAAATCGCATTCTTCGCCGGCGCACTTATAGTAATCGGCGCCCTGATAAATTGGGCCGGAGCCCAGGGAATAGCCGAAATCCTCCGGGATTCGGACGTTAAGTACTTCCTCCTCGCCATCCTCGTTTACGTTCTCACCCTGGTCACCTGGGCGCTCCGCTGGAAGGTTCTCCTCAAGGGGCTCGGGATAAAGGTCTCGTTCAGGGCAGTTTTCTCGGCCATATTCGTCGGGATGTTCTTCAACAACATCAGCCCCGGTGCCAAGGGGCTGGGGGAGTTCATAAGGGTCTACTACCTCGCCAAGAGGGCGAAGAGCCCCTACGGGCCGATGACCGCGAGCGTTATGATGGACAGAATTCTCGACCTGGTCCCCATCGCCGTGATGATGGTAATCGCGACCCTCCACGTCTACCGGCTCGGCGAGACCGGTCTTACAGTCCTTATAATAGTGCTCGACGCTGTTCTAATGGCCTTCTCCGCCCTCGTGATAGGCCTCCTCATGAGCGAAACCAGGGCCCCCGGGGCCGTCTGGTGGATTTACCGGCTCTATCACAGGATATCCGCCGGAAGGGCCGAGAAGCGCAGGGACTCCTTCCGGAACATTGCGGAGGTGACCATTCCCAGGCTTCAGTCAGACTTCAGGATTCTCTCACAGGACAAGATAGCAACCGCCGTGGCGCTCTTCCACTCCTTCGTTTACTGGGGCCTGACGATACTCCGCTACTACCTCGTCTTTCTTGCAATACGCTATCCGATAGCCTCGATGGACATAACCGTCGTTCTGGTAGTGTCCATGGTCGTCGGGATGTTCGCAATAGTGCCTGGAGGGGCGGGAATAATAGAGGCCGTCAACTCCGCGGTGTTCATCGCACTGGGGATAAACCCGGAGTACGCGGTCACGGGGGTTCTCCTGGAGAGGCTGGTATCTTACTGGGGGCCGACAGTTGTAGGCTCCTTCGTGACCGCTGGCTATGAGGCAGAGGTTCCCGAGGAGGAGCTTCCGCTACCGGCCCCGGATGGGGAAACACTGAAGAAGAGGGAAGAGGAAAATAAGGGGGAAAGGGATGGGTCATGA
- a CDS encoding NAD(+) kinase has translation MKFGIVARRDKKAALKLAYRVYDFLKVSGYDVCVDSDTHRHLPEFEETDVCPLEDFDVDFIIVIGGDGTILRVEHRTKREIPILGINMGTLGFLTEVEPHEAFFALSKLIEGDYHIDERIKLRTYLNGENTVPDALNEVAILTGIPGKIIHLRYYIEGGLADEIRADGLIVSTPTGSTGYSMSAGGPFVDPRLDVVVIAPLAPIALSSRPMIIPSYSTIDVRNLALEREIILAIDGQFYTYLKPETEITIKLSPRRTKFVRFTDEVYPKYTARLKNRF, from the coding sequence ATGAAGTTCGGGATAGTGGCCAGGCGGGACAAGAAGGCGGCACTCAAACTCGCCTACCGCGTCTACGACTTCCTCAAGGTCAGCGGGTACGACGTCTGCGTGGACAGCGACACCCACAGACACCTGCCGGAATTCGAGGAGACGGACGTCTGCCCGCTTGAGGACTTCGACGTGGACTTCATCATCGTTATCGGCGGCGACGGGACCATACTGCGGGTCGAACACAGGACAAAGAGGGAGATACCGATCCTCGGAATAAACATGGGTACGCTGGGATTCCTCACGGAGGTCGAGCCCCACGAGGCCTTTTTCGCCCTCAGCAAGCTCATAGAGGGGGACTACCATATAGACGAACGCATAAAGCTGAGAACCTACCTCAACGGGGAGAACACTGTTCCAGACGCCCTCAACGAGGTGGCGATTCTGACGGGAATCCCGGGAAAGATAATCCACCTCAGGTACTACATCGAGGGCGGGCTGGCGGACGAAATCCGGGCCGACGGCCTGATAGTCTCGACGCCGACGGGCTCGACAGGCTACTCAATGAGCGCTGGCGGTCCCTTCGTTGACCCCCGCCTGGACGTGGTCGTTATAGCCCCCCTCGCCCCCATAGCGCTGAGCTCCAGGCCGATGATAATCCCATCCTACAGCACGATAGACGTGAGGAACCTCGCCCTCGAGAGGGAGATAATACTCGCCATAGACGGCCAGTTTTACACCTACCTGAAACCGGAGACGGAGATAACGATAAAGCTCTCACCCAGGAGGACAAAGTTCGTGCGCTTCACGGACGAGGTCTATCCAAAGTACACCGCAAGACTGAAAAACAGGTTTTAA
- a CDS encoding DUF835 domain-containing protein, whose protein sequence is MGLIVPWYTLGMDLVLLLAIGYVVIFLYRRMGKYDSELNILIKYSFVFLLLAEVGRLLDVIDDFCCGDTFYTIEWALYFVSILGVIYSVVHYITLVERRYMPSIAVEVGSKPKVRVRSSPGKSPLSMSAYVIFSRYRLADIIELLKSADFPIFAVTRAPDLYEGFNRGHVETVWITQVSGGIPPTALHLLQDSILQFVQQNPGSVVVIDSVEYLLLYNDFRTVFKFLVNVKDYLMAFNATLMVFVDDAVISPREKSFLLKEFEPL, encoded by the coding sequence ATGGGGCTGATAGTTCCGTGGTACACGTTGGGGATGGACCTCGTCCTTCTGCTCGCGATTGGTTACGTTGTGATCTTTCTGTATCGCCGTATGGGTAAGTATGACTCGGAGCTTAATATTCTGATAAAATATTCCTTTGTGTTTCTTTTGCTTGCTGAGGTCGGGAGGCTCCTTGACGTCATCGATGATTTCTGCTGCGGGGATACTTTTTATACCATTGAATGGGCCCTCTATTTCGTGTCCATACTCGGTGTTATCTACTCGGTGGTGCATTACATTACACTGGTTGAGAGAAGGTACATGCCGTCCATTGCCGTGGAGGTTGGCTCAAAGCCGAAAGTTCGGGTTCGCAGTTCCCCGGGTAAGTCCCCACTGTCGATGAGTGCTTACGTTATCTTCTCCAGATATAGGCTTGCGGATATCATAGAACTTCTCAAAAGTGCCGATTTTCCGATTTTTGCTGTTACCCGCGCCCCTGACCTGTACGAAGGTTTCAATAGGGGCCACGTTGAGACGGTCTGGATAACTCAGGTTTCCGGGGGTATCCCCCCCACGGCCCTCCACCTCCTTCAGGACAGCATACTCCAGTTCGTTCAGCAGAATCCCGGATCCGTCGTCGTTATAGACTCTGTAGAATATCTCCTGCTCTACAACGACTTCAGGACGGTCTTCAAGTTTCTGGTGAACGTCAAGGACTACCTGATGGCGTTCAACGCTACGCTCATGGTGTTCGTGGACGACGCGGTTATTTCGCCCCGCGAAAAATCGTTTTTACTCAAAGAATTCGAACCCCTGTGA
- a CDS encoding bifunctional N(6)-L-threonylcarbamoyladenine synthase/serine/threonine protein kinase, whose protein sequence is MIALGIEGTAHTLGIGIVTGREVLANVFHTLTTEKGGIHPKEAAEHHSKLLKPLLRRALDEAGIDMEDVDVIAFSQGPGLGPCLRVVATAARALAIKYRKPIIGVNHCIAHVEITKMFGVRDPVGLYVSGGNTQVLALEGGRYRVFGETLDVGIGNAIDTFARELGIGFPGGPKIEKLALRGERYIELPYAVKGMDLSFSGILTEAVRKYRTGKYRVEDLAYSFQETAFSALVEVTERAVAHTGKDEVVLVGGVAANNRLREMLKVMTEDRGIDFFVPPYDLCRDNGAMIAYTGLRMYRGGVRFSLEDTVVHQKFRTDEVEVVWG, encoded by the coding sequence ATGATCGCGCTCGGTATAGAAGGTACCGCTCACACTCTTGGCATAGGCATCGTTACCGGGAGAGAGGTTCTGGCCAACGTATTCCACACTCTCACGACCGAGAAGGGCGGAATACACCCCAAGGAGGCGGCTGAACATCACTCGAAGCTTCTAAAGCCCCTTCTCAGGAGGGCCCTTGACGAGGCTGGAATAGACATGGAGGACGTTGACGTTATAGCGTTCTCCCAGGGGCCGGGGCTGGGGCCGTGTCTCCGCGTTGTTGCCACGGCGGCGAGGGCGCTGGCGATAAAATACCGGAAGCCCATAATCGGCGTCAACCACTGCATCGCCCACGTGGAGATAACCAAGATGTTCGGCGTTAGGGACCCCGTCGGCCTCTACGTCAGCGGCGGGAACACGCAGGTTCTTGCTCTTGAAGGCGGCCGCTACCGCGTCTTCGGCGAGACCCTCGACGTAGGCATAGGCAACGCGATAGATACTTTCGCGAGGGAGCTGGGAATAGGCTTCCCGGGTGGGCCGAAGATTGAGAAACTCGCCCTCAGGGGAGAGAGGTACATAGAGCTCCCCTACGCGGTTAAGGGGATGGATTTGAGCTTCTCGGGGATACTCACGGAGGCCGTTAGGAAGTACAGAACCGGGAAGTACCGCGTGGAGGACTTGGCGTACTCCTTCCAGGAAACGGCCTTTTCGGCGCTCGTCGAGGTGACTGAGAGGGCCGTTGCTCACACCGGCAAGGATGAGGTCGTCCTAGTCGGCGGCGTCGCCGCCAACAACCGCCTCCGCGAGATGCTGAAAGTGATGACGGAGGACAGGGGTATCGACTTCTTCGTTCCGCCCTACGACCTATGCAGGGACAACGGGGCGATGATCGCCTACACCGGATTGAGAATGTACCGCGGGGGGGTGCGCTTCTCGCTGGAGGACACCGTGGTGCATCAGAAGTTCCGCACCGATGAGGTGGAGGTAGTATGGGGCTGA
- a CDS encoding acetate--CoA ligase family protein, with product MDYFFYPSSVAVFGSFKKGAIAYEILRNIVEGGFEGEIIPVNPKGGTIEVAGRILQIRERLDEAVDTAIIAIPAKFVPELMDEIGPLIKGAVVISAGFSEVGNEELERELVEKAKKHGIRLIGPNCAGIFGVHGRFFGSFEVRVRPGGLALISQSGAFGGAALAMGNDEGIGFSAFVSYGNASDLNESDFLEYFADDENTRVIALYIEGVKDGRRFLKALRYATARKPVIILKAGKSAGGARAAASHTGSLAGSYEIYRAAFRQAGAIEVEEMEELFDAAKAFEMYSWAGKRVAVITNSGGPGVLATDKLERLGLEMAKLGDETLDELRSFLPPQCSTRNPIDLIADADYERYRRTIEVVCRDENVDSLLVICVPPIFLPSEEIARAIIEAECDKPVIVNFMAGELVRDGVELLEGRGVKNFPTPERAAKALAWLARG from the coding sequence GTGGATTACTTCTTTTACCCTTCAAGCGTTGCGGTGTTCGGCTCGTTCAAAAAGGGGGCCATAGCCTACGAAATTCTCCGAAACATCGTGGAGGGTGGCTTTGAGGGTGAAATAATCCCGGTCAACCCGAAGGGTGGAACCATTGAGGTCGCCGGGAGGATTCTCCAAATCCGTGAGAGGCTTGACGAGGCCGTTGACACAGCCATAATCGCGATTCCGGCAAAGTTCGTTCCGGAACTCATGGACGAAATCGGCCCCCTCATCAAGGGCGCCGTCGTCATCAGCGCCGGCTTCTCCGAAGTTGGGAACGAGGAGCTTGAGCGTGAGTTGGTTGAAAAAGCGAAAAAACATGGCATCAGACTCATCGGACCCAACTGCGCTGGAATATTCGGCGTCCACGGGCGGTTCTTCGGCTCCTTTGAGGTTCGCGTTAGGCCCGGGGGATTAGCGCTGATCAGCCAGAGCGGTGCCTTTGGAGGGGCGGCTTTAGCTATGGGCAACGACGAGGGAATCGGTTTTTCCGCCTTCGTTTCCTATGGAAACGCATCCGACCTGAACGAGAGCGACTTTCTGGAGTACTTCGCGGACGACGAGAACACGAGGGTCATCGCTCTCTACATCGAGGGCGTTAAAGACGGCAGGCGGTTTTTGAAGGCCCTCCGCTACGCGACGGCCAGAAAGCCTGTCATAATCCTCAAGGCCGGCAAGAGCGCGGGTGGGGCCAGAGCTGCGGCTTCCCACACCGGTTCGCTCGCGGGGAGCTACGAGATTTACAGAGCGGCCTTCAGGCAGGCCGGTGCCATCGAGGTCGAGGAGATGGAGGAGCTCTTCGATGCTGCCAAGGCCTTCGAGATGTACTCCTGGGCTGGAAAGCGAGTCGCGGTAATCACTAACTCAGGTGGCCCGGGTGTTCTCGCAACTGATAAGCTCGAAAGGCTGGGCCTTGAGATGGCTAAGCTGGGCGATGAAACCCTCGACGAACTCCGCTCATTCCTTCCTCCCCAGTGCTCCACGAGGAATCCGATAGACCTGATAGCCGACGCCGACTACGAGAGGTATAGGAGAACCATCGAGGTCGTTTGCAGGGATGAGAACGTGGATTCCCTCCTCGTCATCTGCGTGCCACCCATCTTCCTGCCCAGCGAGGAGATAGCCAGAGCCATCATCGAGGCCGAATGCGACAAGCCGGTCATCGTTAACTTCATGGCGGGAGAGCTCGTCAGGGACGGGGTTGAGCTGCTGGAAGGACGCGGGGTCAAGAACTTCCCGACCCCGGAGAGGGCCGCCAAAGCCCTCGCCTGGCTGGCGAGGGGATAG
- the tpiA gene encoding triose-phosphate isomerase produces MSKLKEPIIAINFKTYAQATGERALRIAKAAEKVWKETGITIVVAPQLADLYRIAQEVEIPVFAQHIDPITPGSHTGHVLPEAVKEAGAVGTLLNHSENRMVLADLEASIRRAEEAGLMTMVCSNNPAVSAAVAALGPDYVAVEPPELIGTGIPVSKAKPEVITNTVELVKRVNPDVKVLTGAGISTGEDVKKALELGSVGVLLASGVTKAKDPEKAIRDLVSLIL; encoded by the coding sequence ATGTCGAAGCTGAAGGAGCCAATCATAGCGATTAACTTCAAGACCTACGCCCAAGCCACGGGCGAGAGAGCCCTGAGGATAGCCAAGGCCGCCGAGAAGGTTTGGAAAGAGACCGGGATAACCATCGTGGTTGCGCCACAGCTGGCAGACCTCTACAGAATAGCCCAGGAGGTCGAGATTCCCGTCTTCGCCCAGCACATCGACCCTATAACGCCCGGAAGCCACACCGGCCATGTTCTGCCCGAGGCCGTGAAGGAGGCCGGAGCGGTGGGGACGCTCCTCAACCACTCCGAGAACAGAATGGTTCTGGCGGATCTGGAGGCCAGCATAAGGCGCGCCGAGGAAGCCGGACTGATGACGATGGTTTGCTCAAACAATCCAGCCGTTAGTGCTGCGGTGGCGGCACTCGGGCCGGACTACGTTGCAGTCGAGCCGCCCGAGCTGATAGGAACCGGCATTCCTGTCAGCAAGGCCAAACCGGAGGTCATAACCAACACAGTCGAGCTGGTTAAAAGGGTCAATCCGGACGTCAAGGTTCTCACGGGCGCGGGAATTTCCACTGGAGAGGACGTCAAAAAGGCCCTTGAGCTCGGAAGCGTTGGAGTTCTCCTCGCGAGCGGTGTAACCAAGGCCAAAGACCCGGAGAAGGCGATAAGGGATCTGGTGTCGCTGATACTCTGA